One region of Daphnia pulicaria isolate SC F1-1A chromosome 7, SC_F0-13Bv2, whole genome shotgun sequence genomic DNA includes:
- the LOC124348493 gene encoding speckle-type POZ protein-like, translating into MPPPRGMLRCQTQTIAIQLKYEWPIPQFEKGKGGYSSSQFFHEKDPSIKWFLRLINDGSNLKVYLEMSYPNKQLDYVRVNIGILDKKREKFLPQQHTLSRHAYAPLGVFDIANQMLVESECFVNGKLTFYFEMEYSILKDLALLSKSSTVADLHKKPFNNSGQLIAHLEELYETMKFSDFTINVRGRQFKAHKSILATRSQYFAAMFEHPTKENLTNQVEIEDVEPDVFQEILRYIYTGKVSESTMENMPAGILAVADKYLLEQLKSECETQIIHRMSAENCLELLLNTHEHHPAFYLRKYAVEFFRQFSGEVMATDEWEKAEQGHPELCLTILKELVKSLV; encoded by the coding sequence ATGCCACCACCAAGGGGCATGTTGCGGTGTCAAACGCAGACCATAGCTATTCAATTAAAGTACGAGTGGCCCATTCCCCagtttgaaaaaggaaaaggaggtTATTCTTCGTCTcaattttttcacgaaaaagaCCCCagtataaaatggtttctgcGATTGATTAACGACGGATCCAATTTGAAGGTCTACCTGGAAATGTCTTATCCCAACAAACAATTAGATTACGTCCGAGTGAACATTGGTATTTTGGATAAAAAACGCGAAAAATTTTTGCCGCAACAACACACTCTAAGTCGGCATGCATATGCGCCTTTAGGTGTTTTTGACATCGCCAACCAAATGTTGGTGGAATCTGAGTGTTTCGTCAATGGGAAACTCACATTCTACTTTGAGATGGAGTATTCCATTTTAAAAGATCTTGCACTTTTAAGCAAGTCGTCTACAGTTGCAGATCTTCATAAGAAACCATTCAACAACAGCGGTCAACTAATTGCTCATCTAGAAGAACTCTATGAAACCATGAAATTCTCCGACTTTACTATTAACGTCCGTGGGCGTCAATTTAAGGCCCACAAGAGCATTTTGGCCACGAGAAGTCAATATTTTGCCGCGATGTTTGAacacccgacaaaagaaaatttgacgaACCAAGTCGAAATTGAAGACGTCGAGCCGGACGTGTTTCAAGAAATCCTCCGCTACATCTACACTGGGAAAGTGTCGGAGTCGACGATGGAGAACATGCCTGCCGGAATACTTGCGGTTGCGGATAAATATCTGTTGGAACAGTTAAAATCGGAATGTGAGACTCAAATAATTCATCGAATGTCGGCAGAAAATTGTCTGGAATTACTTTTGAACACTCATGAACACCATCCGGCGTTTTATTTGAGGAAGTACGCGGTCGAATTCTTCCGTCAATTTTCAGGCGAAGTGATGGCGACGGACGAATGGGAAAAGGCCGAGCAAGGTCATCCGGAGCTGTGTCTCACTATCCTGAAGGAGCTTGTCAAATCGCTTGTTTAG